Proteins from a genomic interval of Bombus affinis isolate iyBomAffi1 chromosome 14, iyBomAffi1.2, whole genome shotgun sequence:
- the LOC126924384 gene encoding alpha-protein kinase 1 isoform X4 yields the protein MSVLNQSGEDAVECPLCMEPLEVDDLNFFPCTCGYQICRFCWHRIRTDENGLCPACRKAYSENPADFKPLSMEEIARLKAEKRLKDQQRKQRVTENRKHLANVRVVQKNLVFVVGLPLRLADADILKRHEYFGKFGKIHKVVINQSTSYAGSQGPSASAYVTYQRQEDALRAIEAVNNVVMDGRTIKTSLGTTKYCSHFMRNQPCPKPDCMYLHDLGDQEASFTKEEMHQGKHQEYERKLVQSLHASHASHASAQRKPTPSPSVTGSIVRENGTSNSQAKEAWPSLQTGQTNSSQTNCKELSPPSQTTSQQNNMTNGSSTTNQQSHVSSGSSTQQNNNNKGENMNIRRGKSNSESKAQAARNKHKNCQNKEKHSTRTTSRSESSSIGTQNNVQSQINGQKDIRNFSSESNSDVLQKLGSKCKSEQQSQPQQPPPQQQSQQQSNKGSKLVQHQQQQQQQQQQQSQELKVNGIMQNGERRHSDSETDQQREGSTPASTISSTEDPNVNHQVEHLTESSEENSGAAILGSSPASTNSSQGANQQPPPGLHNGSQIQFNHRSIFQTDNNSFFNSNTFQKISTTTSVPPTSLTANPTLNWTTTGLTSIPDSLPIVQSSEDWQAAFGFQPETSQTNHVVQKSSPSSSPGVNFNSEGFVDEEVYANLQYTTLSEPSGTFTSSLLVNSPASKFMADFQQNSLQQRLALQAQQNQENCEYIKQNGHATMEEVRNHKESGSDIKPDDDLGFDPFHETQKALAELMENEMQIQQQRFQQQQQQQQQQQQQQQQQREREEQNRVQHQQNIANLSQQHFPQVAHIAHLQQQAQHLQNLQVIQQSHSLLSRLPQNLLQSGTQSPAQSTVAAASLGQRSRLPPPGFPGSTPNHMNSFGLGIPRPAPTNNALSVCCLQEHNHHNKIPIFQMETLF from the exons ATGTCAGTATTGAATCAAAGTGGAGAAGATGCAGTGGAATGTCCTTTGTGTATGGAACCATTGGAAGTGGATGATTTGAATTTCTTTCCATGTACTTGTGGATATCAAATATGTAGATTTTGCTGGCATAGAATTCGTACAGATGAAAATGGTTTATGCCCTGCTTGTCGGAAGGCCTATTCTGAAAATCCTGCTGATTTTAAACCTCTCAGTATGGAAGAAATTGCAAG ATTAAAAGCAGAAAAGAGATTAAAAGATCAGCAACGTAAGCAAAGGGTTACagaaaaccgtaaacatctAGCAAATGTGAGAGTAGTACAAAAAAATCTAGTATTTGTAGTAGGGTTACCATTGAGACTTGCGGATGCTGAT aTATTAAAACGGCATGAATATTTTGGAAAATTTGGCAAAATTCACAAGGTTGTAATAAATCAAAGCACTTCCTATGCAGGGTCTCAAGGTCCTAGTGCTTCAGCTTACGTTACTTATCAG CGTCAAGAAGATGCACTACGTGCTATAGAGGCTGTGAATAACGTTGTTATGGATGGACGGACAATTAAAACGTCGCTAGGAACAACAAAGTATTGTTCACATTTTATGCGTAATCAGCCTTGTCCGAAACCAGATTGTATGTATTTACATGATCTTGGGGACCAGGAGGCATCATTTACAAAAGAAGAGATGCATCAGGGCAAACATCAAGAATATGAGCGTAAACTTGTGCAATCGTTACATGCGTCACATGCGTCACATGCGTCTGCACAACg GAAACCGACACCATCACCATCAGTGACAGGCAGTATTGTTAGAGAGAATGGAACTTCAAATTCTCAAGCCAAAGAAGCTTGGCCATCGTTACAGACTGGACAGACAAATA GTTCACAAACAAATTGTAAAGAATTATCACCGCCATCACAAACAACATCGCAGCAAAACAACATGACAAACGGAAGTAGTACAACAAACCAGCAGAGTCATGTATCCTCTGGTAGTTCAACACaacagaacaataataataaaggtGAAAATATGAATATACGGAGAGGAAAAAGTAATAGTGAAAGTAAAGCTCAAGCAGCACGGAATAAACACAAAAATTGTCAAAACAAAGAAAAACACAGTACACGGACAACTTCCCGATCAGAATCTAGCTCTATTGGTACACAAAATAATGTGCAATCACAAATTAATGGACAAAAGGATATTAGAAATTTTTCCTCCGAATCGAATAGTGATGTACTACAGAAATTGGGTAGTAAGTGTAAATCGGAACAACAATCACAACCGCAGCAGCCACCACCTCAACAACAATCACAACAACAAAGTAATAAAGGATCTAAATTAGTTCAGcatcaacagcaacaacaacaacaacagcagcagcaatcTCAAGAACTTAAAGTCAATGGAATAATGCAGAACGGAGAACGTCGGCATTCGGATAGTGAAACAGATCAACAACGTGAAGGTAGTACACCGGCTAGTACAATTTCGAGTACGGAAGACCCGAATGTGAATCATCAAGTGGAACATTTAACAGAATCAAGTGAGGAGAACAGTGGTGCTGCTATTTTGG GTTCCTCTCCAGCTAGCACAAATTCATCACAAGGTGCCAATCAACAGCCACCACCAGGACTACATAATGGGTCTCAAATACAATTCAATCATCGATCGATCTTTCAAACGGACAATAATAGTTTCTTCAATTCAAACACTTTCCAGAAAATCTCTACCACCACCTCAGTGCCACCTACTTCTTTGACAG CAAATCCAACCCTGAATTGGACAACCACAGGCTTAACTTCTATTCCTGATTCTTTGCCAATTGTTCAATCCAGTGAAGATTGGCAAGCAGCTTTTGGTTTTCAACCTGAAACTTCACAAACAAATCATGTTGTACAAAAGTCCAGTCCTTCTAGTTCGCCAGGAGTGAATTTCAATTCTGAAGGTTTTGTAGATGAAGAAGTTTATGCTAATCTACAGTATACTACTCTATCAGAACCTTCTGGTACTTTTACATCAAGCTTGCTTGTTAATTCTCCTGCATCTAAATTCATGGCAGATTTTCAACAAAACTCATTGCAACAAAGGCTTGCTCTGCAG GCACAACAAAATCAAGAAAACTGTgaatatataaaacaaaatggtCATGCTACTATGGAGGAAGTTAGGAACCATAAAGAATCTGGTTCAGATATAAAGCCTGATGATGATCTAGGTTTTGATCCTTTCCATGAAACACAGAAAGCTTTGGCTGAACTTATGGAAAATGAAATGCAAATTCAACAACAAAGGTttcagcagcaacagcagcagcagcaacaacaacaacaacaacaacaacaacaaagagAACGAGAAGAGCAAAATAGGGTACAACATCAACAGAATATTGCAAACCTCAGTCAACAACATTTTCCACAG GTCGCCCATATAGCACATTTGCAACAGCAGGCCCAACATCTGCAGAATCTACAAGTTATTCAACAGTCGCATTCCTTGCTGTCTCGTCTTCCacaaaatttattacaaagtgGTACCCAAAGCCCTGCTCAGAGTACTGTGGCTGCTGCTAGTTTGGGACAACGTAGCCGCCTTCCACCACCAGGTTTCCCTGGTTCTACACCAAATCACATGAATTCGTTTGGTCTTGGTATACCGCGACCGGCTCCCACGAACAATGCTCTTTCGG TGTGCTGTTTACAGGAGCACAACCACCACAACAAAATACCTATCTTCCAAATGGAAACCCTCTTCTGA